The following proteins come from a genomic window of Flavobacterium eburneipallidum:
- the hisA gene encoding 1-(5-phosphoribosyl)-5-[(5-phosphoribosylamino)methylideneamino]imidazole-4-carboxamide isomerase — protein sequence MRIIPAIDIIEGKCVRLSKGDYNTKIIYNENPLEVAKSFEAHGIEYLHLVDLDGAKSSKIVNYKILEQIASQTKLKIDFGGGLKADSDLKIAFESGANQITGGSIAVKNRDIFEKWIAEYGSDKIILGADANNEKVAVSGWLEDSNEDLVPFIQDYQNKGIQYVICTDIAKDGMLEGPSFDLYAKILKQADGLKLIASGGISTFDELPKLAELGCEGTIIGKAIYEGRISLKQLEQYILTM from the coding sequence ATGAGAATAATACCTGCAATAGACATCATCGAAGGAAAATGTGTTCGCTTGTCGAAAGGCGATTACAATACCAAAATCATATACAACGAAAATCCGCTTGAAGTAGCGAAATCATTCGAAGCACACGGAATCGAATACTTGCATTTGGTTGATTTGGACGGTGCAAAATCAAGCAAAATTGTCAATTATAAAATATTGGAACAAATCGCTTCACAAACCAAACTGAAAATTGATTTTGGTGGTGGTTTGAAAGCCGATTCTGATTTAAAAATTGCTTTTGAATCAGGAGCTAATCAAATTACTGGCGGAAGTATCGCTGTAAAAAATAGAGACATTTTCGAAAAATGGATTGCAGAATATGGTTCAGATAAAATCATTTTAGGTGCTGATGCTAATAATGAAAAAGTAGCCGTTTCAGGATGGTTGGAAGATTCAAATGAAGATTTGGTTCCATTTATCCAAGACTACCAAAACAAAGGAATTCAGTACGTAATTTGTACAGATATTGCCAAAGACGGAATGCTGGAAGGACCAAGTTTTGATTTGTATGCCAAGATTTTAAAGCAAGCAGATGGATTAAAATTAATCGCTTCCGGAGGAATTTCAACCTTTGATGAATTGCCTAAATTAGCCGAATTGGGTTGCGAAGGAACAATAATTGGTAAAGCGATTTACGAAGGAAGAATTTCGTTGAAACAATTGGAACAATATATTTTAACAATGTAG
- the purL gene encoding phosphoribosylformylglycinamidine synthase produces MIHFFENQSKTLFAVQTQDLLSVQDISKLNWLFADANKIEKSVLSDFFVGPRATMITPWSTNAVEITQNMGISGIIRIEEFHPATEDFTDFDPMLSQKYTELNQDIFTINVQPEAILDIEDIAAYNKQEGLALSSEEVDYLDNLATKLGRKLTDSEIFAFSQANSEHCRHKIFNGTFVIDGVEKETSLFKLIKKTSQENPNDIVSAYKDNVAFVKGPRVQQFAPKTADKPDFYEIKEFDSVISLKAETHNFPTTVEPFNGAATGSGGEIRDRLAGGQGSLPMAGTAVYMTSYSRLEENRPWEDAVAERKWLYQTPMDILIKASNGASDFGNKFGQPLITGSVLTFEHEENNRKIGYDKVIMQAGGIGYGKLNQAIKHKPQEGDKIVILGGENYRIGMGGAAVSSADTGAFGSGIELNAIQRSNPEMQKRAANAIRGLVESDNNPIVSIHDHGAGGHLNCLSELVEDTGGLIDLDKLPVGDPTLSAKEIIGNESQERMGLVIGKKDIDILQRIADRERSPMYQVGDVTGDHRFTFESKSTGAKPMDYALEDFFGSSPKTVMTDKTIDYNYSGLEYSKDKIATYLEQVLQLEAVASKDWLTNKVDRCVGGKVAKQQTAGQLQLPLNNCGVMALDFQGKEGIATSIGHSPIASLIDPVAGTRTAIAESLSNIVWAPIKHGLKGISLSANWMWACKNEGEDARLYAAVEACSDFAIELGINIPTGKDSLSMKQKYPNDEVIAPGTVIISAGGNCTDIRKVVEPVLQKDGGSIYYINLSQDDFKLGGSSLAQTLNAIGNEAPTIKDAAFFKNAFNTLQELILDNQILAGHDIGSGGLITTLLEMCFADVNLGAKIDFSVFEEKDIIKYLFSENIAVVFQANSDEAVEAKLKANNVTFYKLGNATTEATLDFGGCQLDIAKYRDIWFKTSFLLDQRQSKNGTAQERYDNYKNQALNYTFPTHFTGKAPVIDNSKPRPKAAIIREKGSNSEREMANAMYLAGFDVKDVHMTDLISGRETLEDIQFIGAVGGFSNSDVLGSAKGWAGAFKYNEKANTALKNFFKREDTLSVGICNGCQLFMELEVINPEHKVHGKMLHNDSNKHESIFTSVTIQENKSVMLSTLAGSTLGVWVSHGEGKFNLPEPEANYNIVGKYGYDSYPANPNGSDFNTAMLCDTTGRHLVMMPHIERSTFQWNWANYPKDRNDEVTPWHEAFVNAKLWIEKNQK; encoded by the coding sequence ATGATTCATTTCTTTGAAAACCAAAGCAAGACGCTTTTCGCAGTTCAAACGCAAGACCTCCTTTCTGTTCAAGACATTTCAAAACTTAACTGGCTTTTTGCCGACGCAAATAAAATAGAGAAATCCGTATTGTCGGATTTTTTTGTTGGGCCTCGTGCCACTATGATTACGCCTTGGAGCACTAATGCGGTCGAAATTACTCAAAATATGGGGATTTCAGGAATCATTCGTATCGAAGAATTTCATCCTGCAACGGAAGATTTCACGGATTTTGACCCAATGCTTTCTCAAAAATACACCGAATTAAATCAAGATATTTTCACCATAAATGTACAGCCTGAAGCTATTTTGGATATTGAAGATATTGCTGCTTATAACAAACAAGAAGGTTTGGCTTTAAGTTCAGAAGAAGTAGACTATTTAGATAATTTAGCTACCAAATTAGGTAGAAAACTAACCGATTCTGAAATTTTCGCTTTCTCTCAAGCCAATTCAGAACACTGTCGTCACAAAATTTTCAACGGAACTTTTGTAATTGACGGAGTGGAAAAAGAAACCTCTCTTTTTAAATTAATCAAGAAAACATCACAGGAAAACCCTAACGATATTGTTTCGGCTTACAAAGACAACGTTGCATTTGTAAAAGGACCAAGAGTACAGCAATTTGCGCCAAAAACGGCTGACAAACCTGATTTTTACGAAATAAAAGAATTTGATTCAGTTATCTCATTAAAAGCAGAAACACACAATTTCCCAACCACTGTGGAGCCTTTCAACGGAGCTGCAACAGGATCTGGAGGAGAAATTCGTGACCGTTTGGCTGGTGGACAAGGTTCGTTGCCAATGGCAGGGACTGCGGTTTACATGACTTCTTACTCAAGATTGGAAGAAAACAGACCTTGGGAAGATGCTGTAGCCGAAAGAAAATGGTTGTACCAGACTCCAATGGATATTTTAATCAAAGCATCCAACGGAGCTTCTGATTTTGGAAATAAATTCGGTCAACCGCTTATTACAGGTTCTGTTTTGACTTTCGAACATGAAGAAAACAACCGTAAAATTGGTTATGATAAAGTAATCATGCAAGCAGGTGGAATTGGTTACGGAAAATTAAACCAGGCAATCAAACACAAACCACAAGAAGGCGATAAAATTGTTATTCTTGGTGGAGAAAATTATAGAATTGGAATGGGTGGAGCTGCAGTTTCTTCAGCAGACACGGGAGCTTTTGGTTCAGGAATTGAATTAAACGCCATCCAGCGTTCCAACCCAGAAATGCAAAAACGTGCTGCTAATGCCATTCGTGGTTTGGTGGAAAGCGATAACAACCCTATTGTTTCTATTCACGATCACGGAGCTGGAGGACACTTAAACTGTCTTTCGGAATTGGTGGAAGATACCGGAGGATTGATTGATTTGGATAAATTGCCTGTAGGCGATCCTACTCTTTCGGCAAAAGAAATTATTGGTAACGAATCTCAGGAAAGAATGGGATTGGTTATTGGTAAAAAAGATATCGACATTTTACAAAGAATTGCAGACAGAGAGCGTTCGCCAATGTATCAGGTGGGTGATGTAACTGGTGACCACCGTTTTACTTTCGAATCAAAATCGACTGGTGCAAAACCAATGGATTATGCTTTGGAAGATTTCTTTGGTAGTTCTCCAAAAACAGTAATGACTGATAAAACTATCGATTACAATTATTCAGGATTAGAGTATTCAAAAGACAAAATTGCTACTTATTTAGAGCAGGTTTTACAACTGGAAGCTGTAGCTTCTAAAGACTGGTTGACTAATAAAGTTGACCGTTGTGTAGGTGGAAAAGTAGCCAAACAACAAACGGCTGGACAATTGCAATTGCCATTGAACAACTGTGGTGTAATGGCTTTGGATTTCCAGGGAAAAGAAGGAATTGCAACCTCTATTGGGCACTCTCCTATTGCATCGTTAATTGATCCAGTTGCTGGTACAAGAACGGCTATTGCTGAATCATTATCAAACATTGTCTGGGCTCCAATTAAACACGGATTGAAAGGAATTTCACTGTCGGCTAACTGGATGTGGGCTTGTAAAAATGAAGGTGAAGATGCTCGTTTGTACGCTGCTGTTGAAGCTTGTTCTGATTTTGCAATCGAATTGGGAATCAATATTCCAACAGGAAAAGATTCGCTTTCGATGAAACAAAAATATCCAAATGACGAAGTAATTGCACCGGGAACGGTAATTATTTCGGCAGGTGGAAACTGTACTGATATTAGAAAGGTAGTAGAGCCAGTTTTACAAAAAGACGGTGGTTCTATTTATTATATCAATTTGTCTCAGGATGATTTCAAATTAGGAGGTTCTTCTTTAGCACAAACGTTGAACGCTATTGGAAACGAAGCGCCAACTATCAAAGACGCTGCTTTCTTTAAAAATGCATTCAACACCTTACAGGAATTGATTTTAGACAATCAAATCTTGGCAGGACACGACATTGGAAGTGGTGGCTTAATTACTACTTTATTAGAAATGTGTTTTGCTGATGTGAATTTGGGAGCAAAAATTGATTTCTCTGTTTTCGAAGAAAAAGATATTATCAAATATTTATTCTCTGAAAATATTGCTGTTGTTTTCCAAGCCAATTCTGATGAAGCTGTTGAAGCTAAATTGAAAGCAAACAATGTAACTTTCTACAAATTAGGAAACGCAACAACTGAAGCTACTTTAGACTTTGGAGGTTGTCAATTAGACATTGCAAAATACAGAGATATTTGGTTTAAAACATCATTCTTATTAGACCAAAGACAATCTAAAAACGGAACGGCACAAGAGCGTTATGACAACTATAAAAACCAAGCATTAAACTATACTTTCCCAACTCATTTCACAGGAAAAGCACCTGTAATTGACAATTCAAAACCTCGACCAAAAGCAGCTATTATTCGTGAAAAAGGAAGTAATTCGGAACGTGAAATGGCAAACGCCATGTACTTGGCAGGATTTGATGTAAAAGACGTTCACATGACCGATTTAATTTCGGGTCGTGAAACATTAGAAGACATTCAGTTTATTGGAGCTGTTGGAGGATTCTCTAATTCAGATGTTTTAGGTTCTGCCAAAGGTTGGGCTGGAGCATTCAAATACAATGAAAAAGCCAATACAGCCTTGAAAAATTTCTTTAAAAGAGAAGATACTTTATCGGTTGGAATCTGTAACGGTTGCCAGTTATTTATGGAATTAGAAGTAATTAATCCAGAACATAAAGTACACGGAAAAATGCTTCATAATGACAGTAACAAACACGAAAGTATTTTTACATCAGTAACTATTCAGGAAAACAAATCGGTGATGTTATCTACTTTGGCTGGAAGCACGCTTGGAGTTTGGGTTTCTCACGGTGAAGGAAAATTCAATTTACCAGAACCAGAAGCCAACTACAACATTGTTGGAAAATACGGTTACGATAGCTATCCTGCAAATCCTAATGGTTCTGATTTTAACACTGCTATGTTGTGTGATACAACAGGCCGTCACTTGGTAATGATGCCACATATTGAGCGTTCTACGTTCCAATGGAACTGGGCTAATTATCCAAAAGACAGAAACGACGAAGTTACGCCTTGGCACGAAGCCTTTGTAAATGCCAAATTGTGGATTGAAAAAAATCAAAAATAA
- the hisH gene encoding imidazole glycerol phosphate synthase subunit HisH: MKIVIINYGAGNIQSIMFAIERLGYKAVLSNNPDEIKSADKVIFPGVGEASYAMKMLQESGLDTLIPTLKQPVFGICLGMQLMCNSSEEGNTKGLGIFDVDVVKFTSKVKVPQMGWNTIYNLKSDLFKGIAENEYMYLVHSFYAPLCAETISTTNYELEYSSALENNNFYGTQFHPEKSGDIGEQILGNFLKL; this comes from the coding sequence ATGAAAATTGTAATCATAAATTACGGAGCAGGAAATATTCAAAGCATTATGTTTGCCATCGAAAGATTGGGATACAAAGCGGTTTTGAGCAACAATCCTGACGAAATAAAATCAGCAGATAAAGTGATTTTTCCGGGAGTGGGAGAGGCGAGTTATGCGATGAAAATGCTTCAGGAAAGCGGTTTGGATACTTTAATTCCAACATTGAAACAACCCGTTTTTGGAATTTGTTTGGGTATGCAATTGATGTGTAATTCATCGGAAGAAGGAAATACAAAAGGTTTGGGAATTTTTGATGTGGATGTGGTTAAATTTACTTCAAAAGTGAAAGTACCACAAATGGGATGGAATACGATTTACAATCTCAAATCTGATCTTTTCAAAGGAATTGCTGAAAACGAATATATGTATTTGGTACATAGTTTTTACGCTCCGCTTTGTGCTGAAACCATTTCTACAACTAATTATGAACTGGAATATTCATCAGCATTGGAAAATAATAATTTCTATGGAACTCAATTTCACCCTGAAAAAAGTGGGGACATTGGAGAACAAATTCTTGGGAATTTTTTAAAGTTATAA
- the hisF gene encoding imidazole glycerol phosphate synthase subunit HisF has protein sequence MLTKRIIPCLDIKNGRTVKGVNFVDLRDAGDPVELAKIYSDEGADELVFLDISATEERRRTLVDLVRKVAATINIPFTVGGGISAVSDVEVLLQNGADKVSINSSAVKNPQLINDLAQKFGSQCVVVAIDAKQIDGEWMVHLVGGKVPTEIRLFDWAQEVEQRGAGEILFTSMNHDGTKNGFANEALAKLSELVNIPIIASGGAGNIQHFVDTFVEGKSDAALAASVFHFKEIEIKTLKKELKNNNIEVRI, from the coding sequence ATGTTAACAAAAAGAATAATCCCTTGCCTCGACATCAAAAACGGACGAACCGTTAAAGGTGTTAATTTCGTAGATTTGCGGGATGCAGGCGATCCTGTGGAATTGGCTAAAATCTATTCGGATGAAGGGGCTGACGAATTGGTTTTTCTTGATATTTCGGCAACAGAAGAACGTAGAAGAACCTTGGTTGATTTGGTTCGCAAAGTGGCGGCAACCATCAATATTCCGTTTACGGTTGGCGGTGGAATTTCGGCAGTTTCGGATGTTGAAGTATTATTGCAAAACGGAGCGGATAAGGTTTCAATTAATTCATCGGCGGTAAAAAATCCACAACTGATTAATGATTTGGCACAGAAATTCGGAAGCCAATGTGTTGTGGTTGCTATTGATGCCAAGCAAATTGATGGCGAATGGATGGTGCATTTGGTAGGAGGGAAAGTGCCAACAGAAATCAGATTATTCGATTGGGCACAAGAAGTGGAGCAACGTGGAGCAGGTGAAATTTTGTTTACATCAATGAATCACGACGGAACCAAAAATGGTTTTGCCAACGAAGCTTTGGCAAAATTGTCTGAGTTGGTCAATATTCCGATAATTGCTTCGGGTGGAGCAGGAAATATTCAGCATTTTGTTGATACCTTTGTCGAAGGAAAATCGGATGCGGCTTTAGCGGCAAGTGTATTTCATTTCAAAGAAATTGAAATTAAAACTTTAAAAAAAGAACTTAAAAATAATAACATAGAAGTTAGAATATAG
- the hisB gene encoding bifunctional histidinol-phosphatase/imidazoleglycerol-phosphate dehydratase HisB: MKKILFIDRDGTIVLEPEGLQLDSLDKLEFFPKAFQYLGKIAAELDFELVMVTNQDGLGTDSFPEDTFWPTQNFILRAFENEGVFFDDIFVDRSFPEDNAPTRKPRTGMLTKYIDNPNYDLANSFVLGDRLTDVELAKNLGTKAIFMNTTDGAGSEEISAKREELDATIVLQSTDWKTIYEFLKLDERTASITRKTHETDIYINLNLDGTGKSKIETGIAFFDHMLDQIARHGQMDLEILVKGDLEVDEHHTIEDTAIALGEVFAKALGNKLGIERYGFCLPMDDCLSQVAIDFGGRNWLVWETEFKREMVGKMPTEMFYHFFKSFSDGAKANINIKAEGTNEHHKIEAIFKAFAKAIKVAVKRDTEKMILPSTKGML, from the coding sequence ATGAAAAAAATACTTTTTATAGATCGCGACGGAACGATTGTTTTAGAACCGGAAGGATTGCAGTTAGACAGTTTAGATAAATTAGAATTTTTCCCAAAAGCCTTTCAATATTTAGGAAAAATTGCTGCCGAATTGGATTTTGAATTGGTAATGGTAACCAATCAGGATGGTTTGGGAACGGATAGTTTTCCTGAAGATACTTTTTGGCCTACACAAAACTTTATTTTGAGAGCCTTTGAAAACGAAGGAGTGTTTTTTGATGATATTTTTGTAGACCGTTCTTTTCCGGAAGACAATGCGCCAACCCGCAAGCCTCGAACAGGAATGTTGACCAAATATATTGACAATCCAAATTATGATTTGGCTAATTCTTTTGTTTTAGGAGATCGTTTGACTGATGTTGAATTAGCTAAAAACCTAGGAACGAAAGCCATTTTTATGAACACAACCGATGGAGCGGGAAGTGAAGAAATCAGTGCTAAAAGAGAAGAATTAGACGCTACAATTGTATTACAATCTACCGATTGGAAAACAATTTATGAGTTTCTAAAATTAGACGAGCGTACAGCTTCTATCACTAGAAAAACGCACGAAACGGATATTTACATAAATCTGAATCTTGACGGAACTGGGAAAAGTAAAATAGAAACGGGAATTGCTTTTTTCGACCACATGTTAGACCAAATCGCCCGCCACGGACAAATGGACTTGGAAATCTTGGTAAAAGGAGATTTAGAAGTCGATGAACACCACACAATTGAAGATACAGCTATAGCTTTAGGAGAAGTTTTTGCCAAAGCATTAGGAAATAAACTAGGAATAGAAAGATACGGTTTTTGTTTACCAATGGATGATTGCTTATCTCAAGTAGCTATTGATTTCGGAGGTAGAAACTGGTTGGTTTGGGAAACGGAATTCAAACGTGAAATGGTAGGCAAAATGCCAACAGAAATGTTTTATCATTTCTTCAAATCCTTTTCAGATGGAGCAAAAGCAAACATCAACATCAAAGCAGAAGGAACGAACGAACACCACAAAATTGAAGCTATTTTCAAAGCTTTTGCGAAAGCGATAAAAGTTGCCGTAAAACGCGATACGGAGAAAATGATTTTGCCAAGCACGAAAGGAATGTTGTAA
- a CDS encoding glyoxalase — protein sequence MNQRDTFLKEFRGETIGTVSDQSSSDELFQNQVLRPILKLQNDLFIASFINHLGKNRIDFNSFSVDKKLTTIENAIQKDIKFRNALKGMIIALFTIEEYAIYIKNSSSLNKRMMGMLIERLKNQVQLFELDGI from the coding sequence ATGAATCAGAGAGATACTTTTTTAAAAGAATTTAGAGGCGAAACTATTGGTACTGTAAGTGATCAATCCTCATCGGATGAATTGTTTCAAAATCAGGTTTTGCGTCCTATTTTAAAGCTTCAAAACGATTTATTTATTGCTTCTTTCATCAATCATTTAGGCAAAAACAGAATTGATTTTAATTCTTTTTCTGTTGACAAAAAACTAACTACGATTGAAAATGCTATTCAAAAAGACATCAAGTTTCGTAATGCGCTCAAAGGAATGATTATCGCTTTGTTTACAATCGAGGAATATGCAATTTACATCAAAAATTCATCCAGTCTTAATAAAAGGATGATGGGAATGCTTATCGAAAGATTAAAAAACCAAGTGCAATTGTTTGAATTAGATGGGATTTAG
- a CDS encoding M1 family metallopeptidase, translated as MEKYFKLICIGFLISNAIQAQGLLGEKIQKFTRQDNLRGSITTERAWWDLKKYHLDIKVNPADSTISGSNTIRYQVLKSYNSMQIDLQKPMQISKVIQDGKELKIERDGNAFFIKLIAPQNIGETKEVVVFYNGKPKVAINPPWDGGITWSKDKNGKSFIASTCQGLGASVWWPNKDHMYDEVDEMLISVNVPNNLMDVSNGRLQGVTNLEDGTKTFTWTVSNPINNYGVNINIGDYTSFSEVYKGEKGDLDCQYYVLKDNLEKAKKHFKEVPRMLKAFEHWFGSYPFYEDSFKLVEAPYLGMEHQSSVTYGNHYQNGYLGTDRSKSGWGMKFDYIIIHESGHEWFANNITYKDIADMWIHESFTCYSENLFVEFYYGNKAGSEYVRGQRNEIENTKPIIGKYDVNSEGSGDMYTKGANMLHTLRQIVNDDEKWRTILRGLNSTFYHQTVTTKQIEDYLSQAVGLDLDSFFNQYLRDIRIPTFEYKLINKTLSYRWTNCVAGFDIPVKVILNGKAKWLKPQTEWTTLSQNSKKMKLEVDKDFYVNFSKMN; from the coding sequence ATGGAAAAATATTTCAAATTAATTTGTATCGGATTTTTGATTTCAAACGCAATTCAAGCACAAGGTCTTCTCGGTGAGAAGATTCAAAAATTCACTAGACAGGATAACCTACGAGGCAGTATTACTACCGAAAGAGCATGGTGGGATTTGAAAAAATACCATCTTGATATTAAAGTAAATCCTGCTGATAGTACAATTTCGGGTTCGAATACGATTCGATATCAAGTTTTGAAATCGTATAACAGTATGCAAATTGACTTGCAAAAACCAATGCAAATTTCCAAAGTAATTCAAGACGGAAAAGAATTAAAAATCGAAAGAGATGGAAATGCGTTCTTTATTAAATTGATTGCACCACAAAATATTGGCGAAACCAAAGAAGTTGTTGTCTTTTATAACGGAAAACCTAAAGTTGCTATCAATCCGCCTTGGGACGGAGGAATTACTTGGAGTAAAGACAAAAATGGTAAATCTTTTATCGCTTCTACTTGTCAAGGTTTGGGTGCTAGTGTTTGGTGGCCGAACAAAGACCACATGTACGACGAAGTGGATGAAATGCTTATTAGTGTCAATGTTCCAAACAATTTGATGGATGTTTCTAATGGTCGTTTGCAAGGCGTTACGAATTTAGAAGACGGGACAAAGACCTTTACTTGGACTGTTTCCAATCCTATTAATAATTATGGTGTGAACATCAATATTGGTGATTATACTTCATTTTCAGAAGTGTATAAAGGTGAAAAAGGCGATTTAGATTGTCAGTATTATGTATTGAAAGACAATTTAGAAAAAGCCAAAAAGCATTTCAAAGAAGTACCTCGAATGTTGAAAGCTTTCGAACATTGGTTTGGTTCTTATCCTTTTTATGAAGACAGTTTCAAGTTAGTTGAAGCTCCTTATTTAGGAATGGAACATCAAAGTAGCGTTACGTATGGGAATCACTATCAGAATGGATATTTAGGAACGGATAGAAGCAAATCAGGCTGGGGAATGAAATTTGATTACATCATCATTCACGAATCGGGTCACGAATGGTTTGCTAACAATATTACATACAAAGACATCGCTGATATGTGGATTCACGAAAGTTTTACCTGTTATTCTGAAAATTTGTTTGTTGAATTCTATTATGGAAATAAAGCAGGTTCAGAATATGTAAGAGGACAGCGGAATGAAATTGAAAATACAAAACCTATTATAGGTAAATACGATGTAAATAGCGAAGGCTCTGGCGATATGTACACAAAAGGGGCAAATATGTTACACACTTTGCGTCAAATCGTGAATGATGACGAAAAATGGAGAACTATTTTGCGAGGTTTGAATAGTACTTTTTACCACCAAACGGTTACGACCAAACAAATTGAAGATTATTTGTCTCAAGCAGTTGGTTTGGATTTAGATTCGTTTTTCAATCAATATTTAAGAGATATTCGAATTCCGACTTTTGAATATAAATTAATAAATAAAACACTTTCTTATCGTTGGACAAACTGTGTTGCTGGTTTTGATATTCCAGTAAAAGTAATTCTAAATGGTAAAGCAAAATGGTTAAAACCACAAACAGAATGGACTACTTTGTCACAAAATTCCAAAAAAATGAAACTTGAAGTCGATAAGGATTTTTATGTGAATTTTTCAAAGATGAACTGA
- the hisIE gene encoding bifunctional phosphoribosyl-AMP cyclohydrolase/phosphoribosyl-ATP diphosphatase HisIE: MNIDIKSAHGLIPAIIQDSETKNVLMLGYMNEESLQKTIETQKVTFFSRSKQRLWTKGEESGNFLELVDIKNDCDGDTLLIQAKPVGPTCHTGADTCWQTENKSDFGFISTLESTIKTRRENADSEKSYVASLFEKGINKIAQKVGEEAVEVVIEAKDNNDHLFLDESADLLFHYLILLQAKGFELNDVVNVLKARQK; the protein is encoded by the coding sequence ATGAACATAGATATCAAAAGCGCACACGGTTTAATTCCAGCGATTATTCAGGATTCAGAAACCAAAAACGTCCTGATGTTGGGCTATATGAACGAAGAATCACTTCAAAAAACAATTGAAACTCAAAAAGTGACTTTTTTCAGCCGTTCCAAACAAAGACTTTGGACAAAAGGCGAGGAGAGTGGCAACTTTTTAGAACTAGTTGATATTAAAAATGATTGCGATGGCGACACGCTTTTGATTCAGGCAAAACCCGTTGGCCCTACTTGTCATACTGGTGCAGATACTTGTTGGCAAACAGAAAACAAATCGGATTTTGGTTTTATTTCAACTTTGGAAAGCACTATCAAAACCCGCAGAGAAAATGCAGATTCTGAAAAAAGTTATGTAGCTTCTTTATTTGAAAAAGGAATCAATAAAATAGCTCAAAAAGTAGGAGAAGAAGCTGTAGAAGTAGTAATCGAAGCTAAAGACAATAACGATCATTTATTCCTAGATGAAAGTGCTGATTTACTTTTTCATTACTTGATTTTGTTACAAGCCAAAGGTTTTGAATTAAATGATGTGGTGAATGTTTTGAAAGCACGTCAGAAATAA